From a single Micromonospora carbonacea genomic region:
- a CDS encoding nucleotidyltransferase family protein: protein MRAIIFAGGKARRLLPLTAERPKILMDIGGRPLLDILLRQLRGCGVERVTLCVSHLQTAIREHLFGAIPEGMVVDFSVDAQPRGTAGPLLLVADWDEPALVLNGDVLTTLDFADVHRVHRSSGCAMTIACRQTEVTIDSGALEIADDRVCRVTEKPRVRVDVSMGVYVVDPSVRSFIAAESVVDMPDLITSLIGAGRAVGAYRFTGSWHDIGTPGRYERAVAEFTDTPEVYLPGVDRDEFRVSHAN, encoded by the coding sequence GTGCGCGCAATCATCTTCGCCGGGGGCAAGGCGCGGCGCCTGCTGCCGCTCACCGCGGAGCGACCGAAGATCCTGATGGACATCGGGGGCCGGCCGCTGCTCGACATCCTCCTGCGGCAGTTGCGCGGTTGCGGGGTCGAGCGGGTCACGCTCTGTGTGTCGCACCTGCAGACGGCCATCCGCGAGCACCTGTTCGGGGCGATCCCGGAGGGCATGGTGGTCGACTTCTCGGTGGACGCCCAGCCCCGGGGCACCGCCGGCCCGCTGCTGCTGGTCGCGGACTGGGACGAGCCGGCCCTGGTGCTCAACGGCGACGTGCTCACCACCCTGGACTTCGCCGACGTGCACCGGGTGCACCGGAGCAGCGGCTGCGCGATGACGATCGCCTGTCGGCAGACCGAGGTGACGATCGACTCCGGTGCCCTCGAGATCGCCGACGACCGGGTGTGCCGGGTGACCGAGAAGCCCCGCGTCCGGGTCGACGTCAGCATGGGTGTCTACGTCGTCGACCCGTCCGTGCGCTCGTTCATCGCCGCGGAGTCGGTGGTCGACATGCCCGACCTGATCACCTCGCTGATCGGCGCGGGCCGGGCGGTCGGGGCCTACCGATTCACCGGCAGCTGGCACGACATCGGCACCCCGGGCCGCTACGAGCGGGCGGTGGCCGAGTTCACCGACACCCCCGAGGTCTACCTACCCGGCGTCGACCGGGACGAGTTCCGGGTCTCGCATGCCAACTGA